The following are from one region of the Planktothrix sp. FACHB-1365 genome:
- a CDS encoding helix-turn-helix transcriptional regulator, translated as MAKPLIVSTEVPTPNPLIIGGFHALSDSLRLKVIELLREQELCVCELCEQLNVPQSKLSFHLKILKEARLVRSRQEGRWIYYSLNCSQFAVLEEYLVQYQHLSSIITSHKSCD; from the coding sequence ATGGCAAAACCGTTGATTGTGTCAACAGAAGTTCCCACCCCTAACCCCCTAATAATCGGGGGTTTCCACGCGCTATCTGATTCTTTGCGTTTGAAAGTAATTGAACTATTGCGGGAACAAGAATTATGTGTGTGCGAACTCTGTGAACAATTAAACGTTCCTCAGTCTAAATTGTCTTTTCACTTAAAAATTTTGAAAGAAGCACGATTAGTTCGGAGTCGTCAAGAAGGACGATGGATTTACTATAGTCTCAACTGTAGCCAATTTGCAGTTTTAGAAGAATATTTGGTGCAATACCAGCATCTTAGTTCTATCATAACATCCCACAAAAGTTGTGATTGA
- a CDS encoding oligosaccharide flippase family protein, producing the protein MVSLSKQAIQGTIWTLFGYGGSQVLRFGGNLILTRLLVPELFGLMALVNTFIIGLNLFSDIGIRPSIIRSQRGDDPDFLNTAWTLQVFRGFTLWVGCCLLAGSASQFYNEPKLLWIMPIIGFGTVLSGFNSTALATLNRNLALNRLIIYDFFVQVTSLSIMIIWAWINPTIWALMSGTLVGSFLGLIRSHLLNEGSPNRFAWDKKALEEIFSFGRWIFLSTAMTFLATQSDRLILGKLISLETLAIYTVAYALADLPRQLMNKISSQVLFPVFSKQMDLPREDLRKKLLRKRWVILIGLSLLITVLFGLGDLIILALYDNRYQEAAWMLPILSLGLWPIVLCSTLDKILYAQGKPQYSTIGYFLKFCYMIILLPWSFKHFNFLGIIITITCNDIPYYIVVNYGLWKNKVSLIKQDLEASLLLILLLITVLGLRYQLGLGLPFAQIL; encoded by the coding sequence ATGGTATCTCTTAGTAAACAAGCAATTCAAGGTACAATTTGGACTCTCTTCGGCTATGGAGGTAGCCAAGTCTTACGATTTGGGGGAAACCTAATCCTTACTCGTCTTCTAGTCCCTGAATTATTTGGTTTGATGGCATTAGTTAATACCTTTATTATAGGTCTTAACCTATTTTCAGATATTGGAATTCGCCCTAGTATTATCCGTAGTCAACGGGGAGATGATCCTGATTTTTTGAATACAGCCTGGACATTACAAGTGTTCAGAGGTTTTACATTATGGGTAGGATGTTGCCTTCTTGCTGGGTCTGCATCTCAATTCTATAATGAACCCAAACTGTTGTGGATTATGCCTATTATTGGTTTTGGAACAGTTCTATCGGGTTTTAACTCAACAGCTTTAGCAACTTTAAACCGTAACTTAGCATTAAATAGACTGATCATCTACGATTTTTTTGTTCAAGTTACAAGCCTCAGTATTATGATTATTTGGGCTTGGATTAATCCTACAATCTGGGCTTTAATGAGTGGAACACTTGTCGGTTCGTTCTTGGGTTTAATTAGAAGTCATCTCTTGAATGAAGGCAGTCCCAACCGTTTTGCTTGGGATAAAAAAGCCCTTGAGGAAATCTTTTCCTTTGGTCGGTGGATTTTTCTCTCCACGGCAATGACTTTTTTAGCAACTCAAAGTGATCGCCTTATTTTGGGTAAATTAATATCCTTAGAAACATTAGCCATCTATACAGTTGCTTATGCCTTAGCCGACTTACCAAGACAACTGATGAACAAAATCAGTAGTCAAGTTCTCTTTCCCGTCTTTTCTAAACAAATGGATCTTCCTAGGGAGGATTTAAGAAAAAAACTTTTAAGAAAACGTTGGGTTATCCTGATAGGACTCAGTTTACTGATTACCGTTTTATTTGGCTTGGGAGACCTCATTATTTTAGCTTTATATGATAATAGATATCAAGAAGCAGCCTGGATGTTACCTATCCTTTCTTTGGGATTATGGCCTATTGTACTTTGTTCAACTCTGGATAAAATTTTATATGCGCAGGGAAAACCCCAATATTCTACGATCGGATACTTCTTAAAATTTTGTTATATGATCATCTTGTTACCTTGGTCTTTTAAACATTTTAATTTTTTAGGAATTATTATTACGATTACTTGTAATGATATTCCTTACTATATAGTCGTTAATTATGGACTTTGGAAAAACAAAGTTTCTCTAATTAAGCAAGATTTGGAGGCCAGTTTATTGTTGATACTCTTACTCATCACGGTACTTGGGTTGCGATATCAACTAGGTCTAGGATTGCCTTTTGCTCAAATTTTATAA